The window TTCCTGATGCAGTGTTGCCGTGGAGACACGCTTATTGGTTTCTGGAGTTACTCCAACATGGCGTCCAGCTGGTCGGCCAGGTCATCGAACATGCTGCCAATGTCATCGAGGATGCTCACCGTGGTCTTCTGCTCAACCACAGAGCTGGATgtggacaaacacacacacacacacacacacacacacacacacacacacacacacagagaggcatAAGATATAGCATCCGATAGGAAAAGCTACAAACCATTATTTAAAGATTTGTGATAGCAGTTCTAAAAAAAGCGGTGCTGATGAACATTTTGCTGGTCATTTCTTAAGTTCAATCTCACTGCGTtgcaacagaaaagaaaagaaaaaacattttaatagcGTTCACTCCTCTAATGAGTAACTAAACCCTTAGATCACTCCTGAAAATTTGATGAACCAGTTCCATAAAAGGACCATTGATCTTTCTGACTGAGGAACAGGTCCTTGCAGTGCTCAGATAATATCTAAGGCCAAGTTTTCTAGAGAGCAGCATGTTTGTATTTAAAATGGGCAAATCTGCCAGTGCAGTGAGTGGGAATCTTTCTTGTAATAGCAATCAAGTTAAGGAGTTAACACGTAGGCCCGGATTTTGAGTATTCACATAATGCAGGCAGACTTGCATGCAGTCTTTGAATAACCTAACAGCGTGTAGCCCTCAGAGATGATACAAAGAGTAGGTTGAATGCTGATTGGTTGAAAGTTAGCTTGAGCCGGAAGGAGCCGACAATAATCAATGTCATCATAAAAACATTGAACTCCACCACAAAACAGATCTTTTTGTCCAATTTGACAACTGTCTTTTTCCACTGtagagcaaagctaaagcaccaacaacagcaccaacacAACTCAGACGATACCACATATTTCTGATGCTGCCATGAAGTGGCAGCCCAAAGCAGAAACATGTAGATGTGGGTTTGCAAGGTTCCGATACAGAAACTTAGTCTCAGTCTAAAAAAAGCAATTATATGGCTTATGTTgaatgtaaaaatgtatttattgaaaAGCGAGCGGTGAATTGAATATGATTATGTGTCCTGTGCTGAtatctgcttgtttgtgtgtgctccTTACTCTTCGTGCTGGAGTATCTTATCCTCGACAGCCTGCAGAGCAGCAGCCAGAGATGCGCTCGTCTCCTCCAACTTCTGATGCACCAAAGAATCCATGCCAAAGTCTGTCGTCGCAGTGGCCGGTGGTGTGAACCCGCCCCCTGCAATCCCACTATCCACCGACACGCCCCCAATGGAGGAGCGGGGTGGCTTGACGGGTGGAAGGGTGGGGCTGGGAGTGGCAGGGGTCTGGGGTGTCTGGGGGGTCTGCGGCGTAGTGGGGGTCAGCGGCGTGTGAGGGCTTTGGGAAGCAGGACTTGTCGGCTTGGCATTCGGTGGGCTGGGAGTGTTGGATGGTGGGAAGGAAGGCGGTGAGCTGGTCTGCCTGGTCACTGTGGTTTGCTGCTTGGCTGGATCAGGAACCGTGGTCGAGGAGGGGCTGGTCATGGAGTGGATGAGCTTGGCTGGTTTGGGTGCTGTGGGCGGGGGCGCTGGTTTGGGCGAGACTGGTGGAGGGATCTTCTTTCCTTCAACTGCATAGAGAGGGGAAAAGGTAATACTAACTTAGTGACCAGCTACAGTCATTCCTGCGGGCCTAAGCTTACTCTGAGTCATTTTCTTGTATGTGAAGGGTAAAGATATGCCCACAATTTACGTAAATAACACATCAACAACACATAAATATCAACATTACGGAGGCAAAAACTGTGCCAAAGGTACACACAGCATAATTCAACACACTTTGTGGGGCTCCTTACAGAAGTTTAGCTCCACAAAACGTTCTAAAAACAGCTGCTTTTGTACCATATATTTATATTATCTGCAGTCACTCTATTTTTAGGTCTGTCTTTTAGCTTCTACCTTTTTTAGCTCCTACTACTCTAAGCCAAGAGTTGTCATTTATGACATAAGCTTATAGTGATTTGTCAAAAAGGCATGAAGGTACGTGAATTGGTTAAAACATCAACAAAATCTGCTATTATTCTGGGTATCATACCCCTATCCCAGTGAAACATTGGTAAGACttaataaatcagccttaaagtAAACACAAAGACATGGACTGCAGGTAATCTCCCAGCATTATTGAGCTTGTGCGCAGTAGAaatataaaatgtataaaatgtcaaaacaaataaaacgtCTGCTTGAGAAAAACCCTTGAGGGTATGTTTTTACGAGGGGAGCTCGACATTCCTCAACTACCCTCAGGGTGTTACTTGAATGGTTTTGTCTGAAAGCCCCTTATGATCCCTCTGATTTGTTTCTGTACCGACTGCATAATGAGAATGAAAGGTCTAATGAGGATCATTTAAACGTATCTGCAGGGGCTTTATTCTAACAGCTCTGATGATCATTCATCTCTCTTTGATTTATCTGGTAGACTCCAACAGATCCAGAAACTCAAATTCATATGTTGCAGGACAATGTGCTTGTTTTATAGGATGAGGGGCAGGTGTAACGATTCTAACGCACGAGACATTTCACGAACGTCGTTATTAAGGCTGACTTGTTATGCCGTGTCCTGATGCTGGGATTTTGAACAGATatgaacacagacacacaccgtGAGTACCTGGACTTCCAGGCGTCCCAGGGCCCGGCAGCGGAACTCTCTTATTGGAGGCAGCATGTGGGGGGGTCTGAGGCCCTCCCTGTCTCTTTATCTGTGCCACGATAGGCTTCGGGGAGACTGGGGGCTTTGGTTTCCTCACGGGACCTCCTTCATTTGCAGCTGGAGCTCCTTGGTCCAAACTGTCCCTGCGAAAGGCTGCAGTCACTTGTGGTTGAGGTTGATGTTGGGGTTGAGGTTGCATTTGTTCCATCACGCCAGCATCAGACACCGGGCGGCGTTTCACGGTGGCCGTGCCGTTCTGGTAGGGGACTGGCTGTGTGGTGTTCGGCTGCCCGGTGCCCACAGGTTCTCCGTTAGCAGCAGCCAGTTCTGAGTAGCCATCAGGCTCCTTGTCGCGGCTCTTGGGCCGTCGTTTGACCGTGGACGACTCCTGGAGGGTGAAATCTGAGCCGTTGGGGTGAGGCTTGGAACTGCGGGGCCGTCGCTTTAGGGTCGCTGTAGCTTCAACCAAGTCCTCCTGGGTGTCCCCGCTGTCTCCCTGGGGACCCTGGCCGTCACCCTGCAGGCAGACACAAAATACACACTAACGGAAAATTCATACATTCGTGATAAGAGGTCATTCTTGCACAAACAGTCAAAGCATTGACAAAGATACATGGAAAAGACAAATAAAGCTTAGCGAGCGCAGACAAGTTGCTATGGATTTGCGATAGATCACATTTAACTTCAGCACATTACATAAATAATGTTggtaagatagatagataggtaggtaggtaggtaggtagatagatagatagatagatagatagatagatagatagatagattgatagatagatagacagacaaaCATATATAGATAGTTACctgtccttctccttctcctcgaCCCTGGCGGCGGATGGTAAGGCTTCCCTCCTCCGCAAACGGCAGGTTCTCTGATGAGCTTCCGCTGCCTCCCGAGCTCGGATGCGGGGAGGACGGGGTTTGGGGCGAGGAGGAATTTACCGAGGGAGGGGAGGACTCGAGCTGGGTGGAGGATGGCGGTACCGGCACAGGAGTTGGCTGGTCCCACCTGGCAGCTGCCACCAGCTCAGTAACAGGGCCACTGATGGTCCGCCGCCGGTTCACCACTTCGCCGTCCAGACCGATGGCATCACGTGTTTTGCCCACCTGGTTTAACACAAAAACATAGCAGTGGTTCACTATGCTTAACTCGTTTACAACTAAAGGTAAATTACATTTTCCAAAGACACAGGTGTGTACAGTACCTGCAGGAAATTCTTCTGCAGTTTCATCCCTTTGGCTCCACCCCCTATTGAAGACATCTCTAACATGGCGGCAATGCTCCTCACACTCCCCACGCTGCTCGTCTCCACAGCAATTGTCTCCACAGACATTCCGAGGTCACTAGCTCGCCGTTGTTGGTTGTAAGGCACATCCAACATCCCCCCTGTGGTAGCGTGGGTCTGCGGCTGTGCATTGGTCTCTGTCaggttggagttggagctggAGATAGCAGAGCTGCAGCGCTTGGGAGGTGGCGGCGGCGGACCTTTTTTCTTCTGACGCAGGGCAAAGGACTGGGCCTGGCCCCGGTTGGCAGCTTTGTCCTGATTGCGGACAGAGTGGCTGCGGCTGACGCGGTGGGTAACTGTGGCGTACTTCCTTCCCTCCCCTCTCACAACGGTCGAGGCCTGACCTCCTGTGACCTCTGTGTCTCTTTCTCCTCCAccccgtcctcctcctccttccctcTCATCGCACTCTCCATCTGAGACGGCGTATCTGTTGAGACTGTGCGCACGTTTCTGCTGAAGAGCCGAGGGTTCTGCTCCTTCTGCCTCTGCCACTTCGGCCTCAGGTGGTAGACAGAGGAGGGGGACCTGTGGCTGCTGGCTCTCTCGAACTTCCATAACTTGTGTCTGCGGGTGGGGCGGAGGGTGcgcctggtgctgctgctgctgctgctgctgctgctgctgctgctgctgctgctgctgtgggagCTGACACGGAGCTCCACGGTGGGTTGGAGACTGAGGCGGGTGTGAGCGTGGCGACAGAGGTTGCTCCCCCTGGACTGGCTGAGGAGAAGGTTTGGGCTTGGTCTGTGGGGAAGCTGAActctgaacagaggtggaggaggaggaggatgaagtcCTGGTCTTGGTAGGGGTGTGGGGGGGTGTGTAAGGAGGTGCAGGCTGGGAGTGGGAGTGACGGTGTTTGCCCTGTGAGGATACACTGCCTCTGTGGGAGGAGGCGCTTCCTTGGCTGCTCTGCTGCCTCATAGTCCGTGCCTCCTTCTTGGGCGGCCCACCACCGCCTCCTCCTATGATCGCCTCATCATGGTCTTTGCTGAGGGTGCGTGTTCGCTGAACTTTAGCCTCCTGACCTGGCTGGGTCATGGCACTTTGCAGCTCGGTGCTCAACTCACTGTCCTGGAAGGTGCTCAGCTTCGGAGACATGAGCTCTGACAGAAGAGAAGATTTTATTTCAATATCAATATAGGTCTTATTACGTAATAACAGTCCTATTGGAGAAGCATAACTTCAGTGGAAAGTGTTTGGGAGATTTCATTAAATTGTTATCAAACTATCGTCTGTTAGCTCACCATCGGGGGGCGGGCTGTCAATTGACATGACTTCCTGCTGCTGTGTGATTGGCGGGGGCTTCTTTCTGAGGGAGGCCCGCCCATCTGAA is drawn from Odontesthes bonariensis isolate fOdoBon6 chromosome 21, fOdoBon6.hap1, whole genome shotgun sequence and contains these coding sequences:
- the caskin1 gene encoding caskin-1 isoform X1, whose amino-acid sequence is MGKDQELLQAVKTEDLLTVQKLLQRPRPGKAKLLGSAKKVNVNFQDTDGFSPLHHAALNGNLELISLLLDSQAAVDIRDQKGMRPLHYAAWQGKAEPMKMLLKSGSSVNGQSDEGQIPLHLSAQHGHYDVSEMLLQHQSNPCIVDNAGKTPLDLACEFGRVGVVQLLLSSNMCAALLEPKKGDTTDPNGTSPLHLAAKNGHIDIIRLLIQAGIDINRQTKAGTALHEAALCGKTEAVRLLLESGINAAVRNTYSQTALDIVYQFTATQASREIKQLLRDASAALQVRALKDYCNNYDLTSLNIKAGDVITVLEQHPDGRWKGCIHDNRTGNDRVGYFPSTLVEVISKRTGLASTVICTQQFQKIPLVPPATVAPANAVVNGNDTTFHQIHILPPPPPPPPHSHQPLLPLFTSFGYNRSPVTTPQGDTPTAPGCRGSEASPHSSPTPSSGPHGGSNEEIWVLRKPVAGGDRSSMGSSGSVTSVRSSGSGQSAGSAAHILHAQAEGVKLLATVLSQSAKAKEHLLEQSKSVDQPAGSAGSSRTSSQSGCPLHEAPPYDATATRKGEGPGEGKSSEAVVEWLSDFQLQVYAPNFLGAGYDLPTISRMTPEDLTAIGITKPGHRKKMTSEINKLSVTEWMPDQKPTFCFMVFLQNNLGEWLSAIGLSQYHQVLVLNGYENIDFITDITWEDLQEIGITKLGHQKKLMLAVKRLAEMQRNSDGRASLRKKPPPITQQQEVMSIDSPPPDELMSPKLSTFQDSELSTELQSAMTQPGQEAKVQRTRTLSKDHDEAIIGGGGGGPPKKEARTMRQQSSQGSASSHRGSVSSQGKHRHSHSQPAPPYTPPHTPTKTRTSSSSSSTSVQSSASPQTKPKPSPQPVQGEQPLSPRSHPPQSPTHRGAPCQLPQQQQQQQQQQQQQQQQHQAHPPPHPQTQVMEVRESQQPQVPLLCLPPEAEVAEAEGAEPSALQQKRAHSLNRYAVSDGECDEREGGGGRGGGERDTEVTGGQASTVVRGEGRKYATVTHRVSRSHSVRNQDKAANRGQAQSFALRQKKKGPPPPPPKRCSSAISSSNSNLTETNAQPQTHATTGGMLDVPYNQQRRASDLGMSVETIAVETSSVGSVRSIAAMLEMSSIGGGAKGMKLQKNFLQVGKTRDAIGLDGEVVNRRRTISGPVTELVAAARWDQPTPVPVPPSSTQLESSPPSVNSSSPQTPSSPHPSSGGSGSSSENLPFAEEGSLTIRRQGRGEGEGQCVFCVCLQGDGQGPQGDSGDTQEDLVEATATLKRRPRSSKPHPNGSDFTLQESSTVKRRPKSRDKEPDGYSELAAANGEPVGTGQPNTTQPVPYQNGTATVKRRPVSDAGVMEQMQPQPQHQPQPQVTAAFRRDSLDQGAPAANEGGPVRKPKPPVSPKPIVAQIKRQGGPQTPPHAASNKRVPLPGPGTPGSPGTHVEGKKIPPPVSPKPAPPPTAPKPAKLIHSMTSPSSTTVPDPAKQQTTVTRQTSSPPSFPPSNTPSPPNAKPTSPASQSPHTPLTPTTPQTPQTPQTPATPSPTLPPVKPPRSSIGGVSVDSGIAGGGFTPPATATTDFGMDSLVHQKLEETSASLAAALQAVEDKILQHEDSVVEQKTTVSILDDIGSMFDDLADQLDAMLE
- the caskin1 gene encoding caskin-1 isoform X9, whose product is MGKDQELLQAVKTEDLLTVQKLLQRPRPGKAKLLGSAKKVNVNFQDTDGFSPLHHAALNGNLELISLLLDSQAAVDIRDQKGMRPLHYAAWQGKAEPMKMLLKSGSSVNGQSDEGQIPLHLSAQHGHYDVSEMLLQHQSNPCIVDNAGKTPLDLACEFGRVGVVQLLLSSNMCAALLEPKKGDTTDPNGTSPLHLAAKNGHIDIIRLLIQAGIDINRQTKAGTALHEAALCGKTEAVRLLLESGINAAVRNTYSQTALDIVYQFTATQASREIKQLLRDASAALQVRALKDYCNNYDLTSLNIKAGDVITVLEQHPDGRWKGCIHDNRTGNDRVGYFPSTLVEVISKRTGGDRSSMGSSGSVTSVRSSGSGQSAGSAAHILHAQAEGVKLLATVLSQSAKAKEHLLEQSKSVDQPAGSAGSSRTSSQSGCPLHEAPPYDATATRKGEGPGEGKSSEAVVEWLSDFQLQVYAPNFLGAGYDLPTISRMTPEDLTAIGITKPGHRKKMTSEINKLSVTEWMPDQKPTFCFMVFLQNNLGEWLSAIGLSQYHQVLVLNGYENIDFITDITWEDLQEIGITKLGHQKKLMLAVKRLAEMQRNSDGRASLRKKPPPITQQQEVMSIDSPPPDELMSPKLSTFQDSELSTELQSAMTQPGQEAKVQRTRTLSKDHDEAIIGGGGGGPPKKEARTMRQQSSQGSASSHRGSVSSQGKHRHSHSQPAPPYTPPHTPTKTRTSSSSSSTSVQSSASPQTKPKPSPQPVQGEQPLSPRSHPPQSPTHRGAPCQLPQQQQQQQQQQQQQQQQHQAHPPPHPQTQVMEVRESQQPQVPLLCLPPEAEVAEAEGAEPSALQQKRAHSLNRYAVSDGECDEREGGGGRGGGERDTEVTGGQASTVVRGEGRKYATVTHRVSRSHSVRNQDKAANRGQAQSFALRQKKKGPPPPPPKRCSSAISSSNSNLTETNAQPQTHATTGGMLDVPYNQQRRASDLGMSVETIAVETSSVGSVRSIAAMLEMSSIGGGAKGMKLQKNFLQVGKTRDAIGLDGEVVNRRRTISGPVTELVAAARWDQPTPVPVPPSSTQLESSPPSVNSSSPQTPSSPHPSSGGSGSSSENLPFAEEGSLTIRRQGRGEGEGQCVFCVCLQGDGQGPQGDSGDTQEDLVEATATLKRRPRSSKPHPNGSDFTLQESSTVKRRPKSRDKEPDGYSELAAANGEPVGTGQPNTTQPVPYQNGTATVKRRPVSDAGVMEQMQPQPQHQPQPQVTAAFRRDSLDQGAPAANEGGPVRKPKPPVSPKPIVAQIKRQGGPQTPPHAASNKRVPLPGPGTPGSPGTHVEGKKIPPPVSPKPAPPPTAPKPAKLIHSMTSPSSTTVPDPAKQQTTVTRQTSSPPSFPPSNTPSPPNAKPTSPASQSPHTPLTPTTPQTPQTPQTPATPSPTLPPVKPPRSSIGGVSVDSGIAGGGFTPPATATTDFGMDSLVHQKLEETSASLAAALQAVEDKILQHEDSVVEQKTTVSILDDIGSMFDDLADQLDAMLE
- the caskin1 gene encoding caskin-1 isoform X4, coding for MGKDQELLQAVKTEDLLTVQKLLQRPRPGKAKLLGSAKKVNVNFQDTDGFSPLHHAALNGNLELISLLLDSQAAVDIRDQKGMRPLHYAAWQGKAEPMKMLLKSGSSVNGQSDEGQIPLHLSAQHGHYDVSEMLLQHQSNPCIVDNAGKTPLDLACEFGRVGVVQLLLSSNMCAALLEPKKGDTTDPNGTSPLHLAAKNGHIDIIRLLIQAGIDINRQTKAGTALHEAALCGKTEAVRLLLESGINAAVRNTYSQTALDIVYQFTATQASREIKQLLRDASAALQVRALKDYCNNYDLTSLNIKAGDVITVLEQHPDGRWKGCIHDNRTGNDRVGYFPSTLVEVISKRTGLASTVICTQQFQKIPLVPPATVAPANAVVNGNDTTFHQIHILPPPPPPPPHSHQPLLPLFTSFGYNRSPVTTPQGDTPTAPGCRGSEASPHSSPTPSSGPHGGSNEEIWVLRKPVAGGDRSSMGSSGSVTSVRSSGSGQSAGSAAHILHAQAEGVKLLATVLSQSAKAKEHLLEQSKSVDQPAGSAGSSRTSSQSGCPLHEAPPYDATATRKGEGPGEGKSSEAVVEWLSDFQLQVYAPNFLGAGYDLPTISRMTPEDLTAIGITKPGHRKKMTSEINKLSVTEWMPDQKPNNLGEWLSAIGLSQYHQVLVLNGYENIDFITDITWEDLQEIGITKLGHQKKLMLAVKRLAEMQRNSDGRASLRKKPPPITQQQEVMSIDSPPPDELMSPKLSTFQDSELSTELQSAMTQPGQEAKVQRTRTLSKDHDEAIIGGGGGGPPKKEARTMRQQSSQGSASSHRGSVSSQGKHRHSHSQPAPPYTPPHTPTKTRTSSSSSSTSVQSSASPQTKPKPSPQPVQGEQPLSPRSHPPQSPTHRGAPCQLPQQQQQQQQQQQQQQQQHQAHPPPHPQTQVMEVRESQQPQVPLLCLPPEAEVAEAEGAEPSALQQKRAHSLNRYAVSDGECDEREGGGGRGGGERDTEVTGGQASTVVRGEGRKYATVTHRVSRSHSVRNQDKAANRGQAQSFALRQKKKGPPPPPPKRCSSAISSSNSNLTETNAQPQTHATTGGMLDVPYNQQRRASDLGMSVETIAVETSSVGSVRSIAAMLEMSSIGGGAKGMKLQKNFLQVGKTRDAIGLDGEVVNRRRTISGPVTELVAAARWDQPTPVPVPPSSTQLESSPPSVNSSSPQTPSSPHPSSGGSGSSSENLPFAEEGSLTIRRQGRGEGEGQCVFCVCLQGDGQGPQGDSGDTQEDLVEATATLKRRPRSSKPHPNGSDFTLQESSTVKRRPKSRDKEPDGYSELAAANGEPVGTGQPNTTQPVPYQNGTATVKRRPVSDAGVMEQMQPQPQHQPQPQVTAAFRRDSLDQGAPAANEGGPVRKPKPPVSPKPIVAQIKRQGGPQTPPHAASNKRVPLPGPGTPGSPGTHVEGKKIPPPVSPKPAPPPTAPKPAKLIHSMTSPSSTTVPDPAKQQTTVTRQTSSPPSFPPSNTPSPPNAKPTSPASQSPHTPLTPTTPQTPQTPQTPATPSPTLPPVKPPRSSIGGVSVDSGIAGGGFTPPATATTDFGMDSLVHQKLEETSASLAAALQAVEDKILQHEDSVVEQKTTVSILDDIGSMFDDLADQLDAMLE